From the genome of Vicia villosa cultivar HV-30 ecotype Madison, WI linkage group LG2, Vvil1.0, whole genome shotgun sequence, one region includes:
- the LOC131648530 gene encoding uncharacterized protein LOC131648530: MRFMLTTLKVVYVLSTPILELVEDDTVENLRRRSKWENDDYICRGHILNGMSDPLFDIYQNVESKKELWDCLEAKYMADDSSSKKFLVIDFNNYKMVESRSVMEQFNELLRILGQFTQHRLKMDETIFVSSIIDKLPPSWKDFKHNLKHGKDELSLIQLGSHLRIEESLRAHEDNK, translated from the coding sequence ATGCGTTTCATGTTGACAACGTTGAAGGTGGTGTACGTCCTATCTACACCGATTTTAGAACTTGTGGAGGATGACACAGTTGAAAATCTGAGACGCCGATCAAAGTGGGAGAACGACGACTACATATGTAGAGGGCACATTCTTAACGGTATGTCTGATCCCTTATTTGATATTTACCAAAACGTGGAATCTAAAAAGGAATTGTGGGATTGTCTCGAAGCCAAGTACATGGCAGATGACTCATCCAGTAAAAAGTTCCTGGTAATCGATTTCAACAATTACAAAATGGTTGAATCAAGGTCTGTCATGGAACAATTCAATGAACTCCTCCGAATCCTTGGACAGTTCACACAACACAGATTGAAGATGGATGAAACAATATTTGTCTCAAGCATCATAGACAAGTTGCCTCCTTCATGGAAGGATTTCAAACACAATCTGAAACATGGAAAAGACGAACTGTCTTTGATCCAACTTGGAAGTCACTTGCGCATAGAAGAATCTCTAAGAGCGCATGAGGACAACAAATGA